Proteins from a single region of Pseudomonas quebecensis:
- a CDS encoding helix-turn-helix domain-containing protein — translation MDTKKAKKAYDILGALLRQARNSAGLTQDDVAASLNVDRRHYGRIESGQSKISVVRLIEVCQVFGVNPGDIVTRLYEASNYEN, via the coding sequence ATGGACACGAAGAAAGCAAAGAAGGCGTATGACATTCTCGGAGCGCTTTTACGGCAAGCCAGAAATAGCGCTGGTTTAACCCAAGATGACGTTGCTGCATCACTCAATGTTGATCGCCGCCATTACGGCAGAATCGAGAGTGGTCAAAGCAAGATCTCAGTGGTACGTCTTATTGAAGTGTGCCAAGTCTTTGGCGTAAACCCTGGAGATATAGTTACTCGACTCTACGAGGCGTCCAACTATGAAAATTAA
- the trbJ gene encoding P-type conjugative transfer protein TrbJ — MKQLPKVFVSLLIFLLSGRNAFAIYCTNCSTFYQQMFEYAEAVSTTLNTAEQLKTQIQQYQNMVTQGAALPNSMFGSIAADLKSVADIYTRSQALGRQIQNMDSQFNTAFPGFESYLNQAANSAEVPARDRYQKWSEQGSDNVKTALEAVNLNTSAFESEDVQLDRMVARSQSAVGRMQAIQAGNEIASQNVQQLQKLRDLMATQINMQGNYIAQQGDRKAVSEAAEQQFEARKNTRGGVKEY; from the coding sequence ATGAAGCAGTTGCCTAAAGTTTTCGTATCATTATTAATATTTCTTCTTTCAGGAAGAAACGCTTTCGCCATATATTGCACAAACTGTTCTACATTTTATCAACAGATGTTCGAATACGCTGAGGCTGTCAGCACTACGTTAAACACTGCTGAACAGCTAAAAACGCAAATTCAGCAGTACCAAAACATGGTTACTCAGGGCGCAGCCCTACCCAATTCAATGTTCGGTAGCATCGCGGCCGACTTGAAGAGCGTGGCTGACATCTACACCCGCTCGCAGGCCTTGGGCCGCCAAATTCAGAATATGGATTCACAGTTCAACACGGCTTTTCCCGGCTTTGAGTCCTACCTGAATCAAGCCGCGAACTCGGCGGAAGTCCCGGCGCGGGATCGCTATCAGAAGTGGTCGGAACAAGGCAGCGACAACGTAAAGACGGCACTCGAGGCGGTAAACCTCAATACCAGCGCGTTCGAGTCTGAAGACGTCCAGCTTGATCGCATGGTGGCCCGTTCGCAGTCAGCCGTAGGCCGCATGCAAGCCATACAGGCGGGCAACGAAATCGCCTCGCAGAACGTGCAGCAACTGCAGAAACTGCGCGATCTGATGGCCACCCAAATCAACATGCAGGGCAACTACATTGCCCAGCAAGGCGACCGGAAGGCCGTTAGCGAAGCCGCTGAACAGCAGTTTGAAGCGCGCAAAAACACACGCGGCGGCGTGAAGGAGTACTGA
- a CDS encoding ABC transporter ATPase — protein sequence MELLVDPARVRKTISDSGYSFTQIEKLFVELRTATIIIETPQFDFPIIGGLIDHVIPSSKTRPDPLTGGERNLWRVRLGVALVMLLEHDLSLFYDPAPIARLQHGISQAVARHVLSHKVEPTGGWYLDTLIVAVAGTVPNKAMRDARFRLREDTEKLKVLGLVIDGVRVRRKGPGNA from the coding sequence GTGGAACTTCTGGTAGACCCCGCTCGAGTTAGAAAAACAATTTCCGACAGCGGCTACAGCTTCACGCAGATTGAGAAGTTGTTTGTGGAGCTTCGTACCGCAACGATCATAATCGAAACGCCCCAGTTTGATTTCCCAATAATCGGCGGATTGATCGACCACGTTATTCCTTCGTCCAAGACACGACCTGATCCCCTAACAGGGGGAGAGCGTAATCTATGGCGGGTGCGCCTTGGCGTAGCACTGGTGATGCTGTTAGAACATGACTTGAGTTTGTTCTACGATCCGGCTCCTATTGCCCGCCTCCAGCATGGCATCAGCCAAGCGGTAGCTCGGCACGTTTTGAGTCACAAAGTAGAGCCTACAGGCGGTTGGTATCTTGACACTCTTATCGTGGCCGTCGCCGGTACGGTGCCCAATAAGGCAATGCGCGATGCACGATTCAGGCTAAGGGAAGACACGGAAAAATTGAAGGTGCTAGGCCTGGTTATCGACGGCGTTAGGGTGAGGAGGAAAGGTCCTGGTAACGCTTAA
- a CDS encoding tyrosine-type recombinase/integrase, translated as MATLVKTPSGTWKALIRKNGWPTVAKTFRTKRDAEDWSRRTEEEMVRGVYIRRSGSEKMTLEAALKRYLSDITPTKKPTTQRGETSKAKKLIEHLGKYSLAALSAEIIAGYRDKRLNEPSRGGTISNNTVRLELALLSHLYTVAIQEWGLGLTFNPVLNIRKPSPGDGRDRRLSPEEERLLLAAVNRHSNPMLGWIVCIALETGMRSSEISSLRRPQVDLAKRVIRLSDTKNDGSRTVPLSKRATEVFKAAMDNPVRPIDCNLVFFGEPGKDGKRRPYTFTKIWGQLKKKLDLPDFRFHDLRHEAVSRLVEGGMSDQKVAAISGHKSMQMLRRYTHLRAEDLVNELDALARRRAGTKKGSKQAPLKQPDD; from the coding sequence ATGGCTACTCTCGTCAAAACCCCTTCCGGCACTTGGAAGGCACTCATTCGTAAAAATGGCTGGCCCACTGTCGCCAAAACCTTCCGCACAAAGCGTGATGCGGAGGACTGGTCGAGGCGTACCGAAGAAGAAATGGTGCGTGGCGTGTACATCCGGCGTAGCGGCTCGGAGAAAATGACGCTAGAGGCTGCACTCAAGCGCTACCTGAGCGACATAACCCCCACCAAGAAGCCCACTACTCAGCGTGGCGAAACCTCGAAAGCCAAGAAACTCATCGAGCACCTGGGCAAATACTCACTGGCTGCCCTCTCCGCTGAAATCATCGCCGGCTATCGTGACAAGCGCCTGAACGAACCCAGCCGTGGTGGGACCATCAGCAACAACACCGTGCGCCTCGAACTGGCCTTATTGAGCCACCTGTACACGGTAGCGATTCAGGAGTGGGGTTTGGGTCTGACGTTCAACCCAGTGCTGAACATCCGGAAGCCAAGCCCTGGGGATGGTCGTGACCGAAGATTGTCGCCGGAGGAAGAACGCCTTCTGCTTGCGGCAGTGAATCGACACAGCAACCCTATGCTGGGTTGGATTGTTTGCATCGCTCTGGAAACGGGTATGCGCTCGTCAGAGATCTCATCCCTACGTCGCCCTCAAGTGGATTTGGCAAAGCGCGTCATACGTCTCTCAGACACAAAGAACGACGGCTCCCGAACCGTTCCACTGAGCAAGCGCGCCACTGAAGTGTTCAAAGCTGCGATGGACAACCCGGTGCGACCAATCGACTGCAATTTGGTGTTTTTCGGTGAACCGGGGAAAGACGGGAAGCGTCGGCCGTATACGTTCACCAAGATTTGGGGTCAGTTGAAGAAGAAGCTTGATCTACCTGACTTCAGATTTCACGACCTGCGCCATGAAGCAGTGAGCCGCCTTGTCGAAGGAGGCATGAGTGACCAAAAGGTTGCTGCTATCAGCGGCCACAAATCTATGCAGATGCTTCGACGCTATACCCACTTACGTGCAGAAGACTTGGTCAACGAACTGGATGCTCTGGCGCGCCGCCGAGCTGGAACGAAGAAGGGATCGAAGCAAGCGCCTTTGAAACAGCCTGACGACTGA
- a CDS encoding LuxR family transcriptional regulator — translation MTFLLLVIMVDMKLSEIEIQIVSSCSPILESAIRELVASWKPYSSSARRFPILRLIEGLIDPAIQQLTIHDSVFGRYVVGAGGKVSLSALIRTIHFKAVMRAQQVLIRQYISATKHTGEQSREVLGTLETIVELVGACGRKRPVRSRCPVKGVTQNEQRNRDLCEVCGNPSELTRLIDTGEWPEENDPDYALHLSSRYCVDHRPRYADGSWNSQYLRAKRSKEVFSLELVRLTRQSAQRSPPDDSEGSIADRYAFYHAHSLGLTAADEVELRGQARLMTDARLTDTKKQMLMLRASGLNQSEIARTIGISRQAVSKALASIPSSFQLGGAPEHPVR, via the coding sequence ATGACATTCCTTTTATTGGTCATTATGGTTGACATGAAACTCAGCGAAATTGAAATTCAAATCGTGTCTAGCTGCTCTCCTATTCTCGAGTCAGCAATCCGGGAGCTGGTTGCTAGCTGGAAACCGTACTCGAGTAGTGCGAGGCGCTTTCCGATCCTGCGACTGATAGAGGGTCTTATTGATCCCGCTATTCAGCAGCTCACCATCCATGATTCCGTTTTCGGTCGCTATGTCGTGGGGGCTGGCGGAAAGGTCTCTCTGAGTGCGCTAATTCGTACGATTCATTTCAAGGCTGTTATGCGGGCCCAGCAAGTTCTAATTCGTCAGTACATTAGCGCCACGAAACATACGGGTGAGCAATCGCGGGAAGTCTTAGGAACGCTCGAAACCATTGTCGAATTGGTCGGAGCCTGTGGTCGTAAACGTCCAGTACGGTCCCGATGTCCAGTGAAAGGCGTAACTCAAAATGAGCAACGTAATAGAGATCTTTGTGAGGTATGTGGTAATCCTTCTGAGCTCACACGTCTCATCGATACGGGTGAGTGGCCCGAAGAAAATGATCCCGATTACGCTCTGCATTTAAGCAGTCGTTACTGCGTTGATCACCGCCCTCGTTACGCTGACGGTAGTTGGAATTCTCAATACCTACGGGCAAAGCGATCCAAGGAAGTTTTTAGCCTTGAGCTTGTAAGACTGACTAGGCAAAGCGCTCAGCGTAGCCCTCCCGATGACTCAGAGGGTTCCATTGCTGATCGGTATGCTTTTTATCATGCGCACAGCCTTGGTCTCACAGCGGCTGATGAGGTTGAACTAAGAGGCCAGGCCCGCCTCATGACTGACGCACGTCTGACGGACACCAAAAAGCAGATGTTGATGCTTCGGGCGTCCGGTTTGAACCAGAGTGAGATTGCTCGGACAATTGGTATCAGTCGTCAGGCTGTTTCAAAGGCGCTTGCTTCGATCCCTTCTTCGTTCCAGCTCGGCGGCGCGCCAGAGCATCCAGTTCGTTGA
- a CDS encoding Lrp/AsnC family transcriptional regulator produces MSVLDEIDRQLIAALQINARESVAMLARRLGIARTTVTSRLARLEKTQVITGYGVRLGQRVVDGGLQAYVGITVQPRSGKEVLRRLSAMAQVQQLCAVSGEFDYVAWLRTDSPEQLDQLLDQIGSVDGVEKTTTSIILSNKLDRGQPI; encoded by the coding sequence TTGTCTGTCCTGGATGAAATCGATCGCCAGCTGATCGCTGCGCTGCAGATCAACGCCCGCGAAAGCGTGGCCATGCTGGCCAGGCGCTTAGGCATTGCGCGTACCACGGTCACCTCGCGCCTGGCGCGCCTGGAAAAAACCCAAGTGATCACCGGTTATGGCGTGCGCCTGGGCCAGCGCGTGGTGGATGGCGGCCTGCAGGCTTATGTCGGCATCACCGTACAGCCGCGCTCCGGTAAAGAAGTGCTGCGCAGGCTTAGCGCCATGGCCCAGGTGCAACAGCTGTGCGCGGTGAGCGGCGAGTTCGATTACGTGGCCTGGCTGCGTACCGATTCGCCGGAGCAGCTGGACCAACTGCTGGACCAGATCGGTAGCGTCGACGGGGTCGAGAAAACCACCACCTCGATCATCCTCAGTAACAAATTGGATCGCGGTCAGCCAATCTGA
- the trbL gene encoding P-type conjugative transfer protein TrbL — MDRLLLSLLALAGVFVGGDAVAATDLSHADTSIQGLLDLVLQQSHQWSGTLYDYAIRLFWLLASIQFIWTFMPLVMKQADFGEIVGELLRFVLVIGFFLAVMKYSVEWSTAIVESFRDAAASASGLGRALEPGDMLAVALDFGRTMVQGISVFSPAKGLLIAVCAILVLACFAFIAAFMFVTLVESYVIINASVLFFGFGGSQWTRDFAIAPMRFTVAIGAKLFVLTLIVGLIVQSAKQWLAAYTNDEASLVTMVGLALVCCYLTKTIPDLIGGMISGTSMGGGSAIGGMAVAGAAGAAAAAATIATVGAAAPAAALGAAGTGSAAAAGAAGVGGLGGGLAGAINSSFAGASSAGGAASSMGAAASSGVGASTGGAAAKGASSAGAKVGGSFAKPAGQASAAQSSPSSGVQQVARQAGRAALESDDKDQQATPKGGVVSSGSSLSQAANGGAKMLGVMASMAVPGMENAHTLSPGAGSPAPVPDDINSTTLANGAESATEPSQADSNVIRPASDTSSTPGRVASLKVPGVTSNNDLPEKKP, encoded by the coding sequence ATGGATCGTCTTCTATTGTCGTTACTCGCCTTGGCTGGTGTGTTCGTGGGCGGGGATGCTGTGGCCGCGACCGACCTTTCCCATGCCGATACATCGATTCAGGGTCTACTCGACCTCGTTTTGCAACAGTCGCACCAGTGGTCAGGGACATTGTATGACTATGCGATCAGACTGTTCTGGCTGCTAGCCTCGATCCAGTTCATCTGGACGTTCATGCCTTTGGTGATGAAGCAAGCCGATTTCGGCGAGATTGTCGGCGAGCTACTGCGCTTCGTGCTGGTGATCGGTTTCTTCCTTGCCGTCATGAAGTACTCGGTGGAATGGTCGACGGCAATTGTCGAAAGTTTTCGCGATGCGGCGGCCTCGGCGAGCGGCCTCGGGCGTGCATTAGAACCCGGCGACATGTTGGCAGTTGCGCTGGATTTTGGCCGCACCATGGTGCAGGGCATTTCAGTGTTCTCCCCAGCTAAGGGACTTCTGATCGCTGTATGTGCAATCCTTGTGTTGGCATGTTTCGCCTTCATCGCTGCATTCATGTTTGTCACGCTCGTAGAGTCTTACGTCATCATCAATGCTTCCGTGCTGTTCTTCGGCTTTGGCGGTTCGCAATGGACGCGGGATTTTGCAATTGCGCCAATGCGCTTTACCGTTGCTATTGGCGCCAAGCTATTTGTACTAACCCTGATTGTCGGCCTGATCGTACAGTCGGCAAAACAGTGGTTGGCCGCCTACACCAATGACGAAGCGTCATTGGTGACAATGGTCGGTTTGGCCTTGGTGTGCTGTTACCTCACGAAGACAATTCCTGACCTGATCGGTGGCATGATTAGCGGCACGTCAATGGGTGGCGGCTCGGCCATTGGCGGGATGGCAGTGGCCGGTGCTGCCGGGGCGGCTGCGGCTGCGGCCACCATCGCCACAGTCGGGGCGGCGGCTCCTGCTGCTGCCCTCGGTGCTGCCGGTACTGGTAGCGCAGCCGCGGCTGGGGCAGCGGGTGTCGGTGGACTCGGCGGCGGTCTGGCGGGGGCGATTAACTCCAGCTTTGCCGGTGCCAGCTCCGCAGGTGGTGCCGCGTCGTCTATGGGGGCAGCGGCGTCCTCCGGCGTGGGTGCCAGCACCGGCGGCGCAGCGGCCAAGGGTGCCAGTTCCGCAGGCGCGAAGGTCGGCGGCAGCTTCGCCAAGCCTGCCGGGCAGGCGTCGGCCGCGCAGTCCTCTCCAAGCAGCGGTGTACAGCAGGTCGCCAGGCAGGCCGGAAGGGCCGCGCTAGAAAGCGACGACAAAGACCAGCAGGCGACACCAAAAGGGGGAGTTGTTAGCTCCGGCAGCTCACTTTCCCAAGCGGCCAATGGTGGCGCAAAGATGCTCGGCGTGATGGCCTCGATGGCAGTGCCGGGTATGGAGAATGCGCACACATTATCTCCCGGTGCAGGATCTCCGGCACCAGTTCCCGATGATATCAACTCGACCACCCTGGCCAATGGAGCAGAATCAGCCACGGAGCCTTCACAAGCAGATTCTAACGTTATCCGCCCGGCCTCGGACACTAGCTCTACTCCCGGCCGCGTCGCCTCGCTCAAAGTGCCGGGCGTGACCTCGAACAACGATCTACCGGAGAAAAAACCATGA
- a CDS encoding SIR2 family protein produces MITWPQMLVTEVARRRCILFLGAGVASSAKTEAGLRPLAWKDFLAEAAELVPRVHKPEIKSLIDSNKLLLALQAIRDQADAGDYRALLDKSFNNAAFIPSDLHNIIFSLDSRLVITTNFDKIYEKHCLTASTEGFKVIPYYSSSLGDEIRSDTRLIIKAHGSIDDISKMVFTKAEYHAAKENHSSFYTILKALLLTNTCIFIGCGMDDPDVLLLLEEVRITANPQRPHYALLKEGSHSSFVKSDLASAYNIKVLEYGPNHSDLISDLEALLDLVEGKRAIS; encoded by the coding sequence ATGATAACTTGGCCCCAAATGTTGGTGACTGAAGTAGCACGCAGACGATGCATATTGTTTCTGGGGGCTGGAGTAGCTTCATCAGCCAAAACTGAAGCAGGTTTACGTCCTCTTGCGTGGAAAGATTTCTTGGCAGAAGCTGCCGAGCTTGTGCCTAGGGTGCATAAGCCTGAAATCAAATCACTCATAGATAGCAACAAGCTATTGCTTGCTCTTCAGGCAATTCGTGATCAGGCAGACGCTGGTGATTATCGAGCGCTATTAGATAAATCCTTCAATAATGCAGCATTTATCCCTAGCGACCTGCATAATATTATATTTAGCCTTGACTCTAGACTTGTTATAACCACTAACTTTGATAAGATTTATGAGAAACACTGCTTAACTGCCTCTACTGAGGGTTTTAAAGTAATTCCGTATTACAGTTCTTCCCTAGGAGATGAGATAAGATCAGACACACGCCTGATCATAAAAGCGCACGGCAGCATCGATGACATTTCAAAAATGGTATTCACGAAAGCGGAGTATCACGCCGCCAAGGAGAATCACTCTTCCTTTTATACAATTTTGAAAGCTCTATTGCTGACTAATACTTGCATTTTTATTGGTTGTGGGATGGATGACCCTGATGTACTTCTCCTACTGGAAGAGGTCCGAATAACAGCAAATCCTCAACGTCCCCATTACGCGCTATTAAAAGAAGGCTCCCACTCGAGTTTTGTTAAAAGCGACCTAGCATCCGCTTACAACATAAAAGTATTGGAGTACGGCCCAAATCATAGTGACCTGATCAGTGATCTTGAAGCTCTCCTCGACCTAGTCGAGGGTAAGCGCGCTATAAGCTGA
- a CDS encoding DNA-methyltransferase, protein MTYSNQFFEALGVDHRVKSEVKSLALRTGIPLSRLNFYNHKNVVPSGFDLTKVTEIFGVSEVQLRLKMGRLDRALIELIQNSSDQVLRAINSSAPDERLVSNLKEVFETPLGKLYEADCLKVLRSIESDSVDLVFADPPFNLDKLYPSNMDDNIREEEYLKWMEEWLKECVRVLKHGGALFTWNLPVWNSSITNFLHGSLTFKHWVGVDIKYSLPIQGRLYPSHYSLLYFVKGEKANKLVADRLPTPTCPSCYGDIKDYGGYKHKMNPLGISLTDIWTDIPPVRHAKYKKRVGSNELSIKLLDRIIEMSTNEGDLVFDPFGGSGTTYVVSELKGRRWIGCEIGPCEDIVQRFENISDDQEHLERIRAKLNHLFVPAIARERELRGLWTAQSVSKKNE, encoded by the coding sequence ATGACGTACTCCAATCAATTTTTCGAGGCTTTAGGCGTTGACCATCGCGTAAAATCTGAAGTCAAATCTTTAGCCCTACGGACAGGGATTCCACTATCTAGACTGAATTTTTACAATCATAAAAACGTGGTTCCATCTGGTTTTGATTTAACGAAAGTCACGGAAATTTTTGGTGTTTCGGAAGTTCAACTTCGTCTGAAGATGGGTAGGCTCGATCGTGCTTTGATTGAACTTATCCAGAATAGTTCTGATCAGGTTCTCCGAGCTATAAATTCGTCTGCACCTGATGAAAGATTAGTATCAAATCTCAAAGAGGTGTTTGAAACTCCGTTAGGCAAACTTTATGAAGCGGACTGTTTAAAAGTTTTACGATCTATTGAAAGTGACTCTGTTGACTTGGTTTTTGCCGACCCACCGTTTAACCTTGACAAACTTTATCCCTCCAACATGGATGATAATATTAGAGAAGAGGAATATCTGAAGTGGATGGAGGAATGGCTTAAGGAGTGTGTCCGAGTGCTAAAGCATGGTGGGGCTTTGTTTACTTGGAATCTTCCAGTGTGGAACAGTAGTATTACTAATTTTCTTCATGGTTCTTTGACGTTTAAGCACTGGGTTGGAGTTGATATTAAGTACAGCTTGCCTATTCAAGGTAGATTGTATCCCTCGCACTACTCACTTTTGTATTTTGTGAAAGGTGAGAAAGCTAATAAGCTAGTGGCGGACCGTCTTCCTACTCCTACATGTCCTAGTTGTTATGGAGATATTAAGGATTATGGCGGATATAAACATAAAATGAATCCACTAGGTATTAGTTTGACGGATATATGGACAGATATTCCGCCTGTACGTCATGCAAAGTACAAGAAGAGAGTTGGGTCAAATGAGCTCTCGATTAAGTTGCTTGACAGGATTATTGAGATGTCAACTAACGAGGGTGACCTAGTATTCGATCCATTCGGTGGGTCGGGAACAACGTATGTTGTGTCCGAATTGAAAGGAAGACGTTGGATAGGATGCGAAATAGGTCCTTGTGAAGATATAGTCCAGAGATTTGAAAATATTAGTGACGATCAAGAACACCTAGAACGCATCCGCGCGAAGCTGAATCATCTCTTTGTTCCAGCTATTGCCCGGGAACGCGAGCTGCGTGGTTTGTGGACTGCCCAATCGGTTAGTAAGAAAAATGAATAA
- a CDS encoding ParA family protein — translation MKSIAFFNNKGGVGKTTLACNLVSYINIYKGKRVLLVDADPQCNATQALLSDEQCEEIYLTGSSAAKTLYSYLSPFEMGEPQIELPAEPILGTKNRYGTDIIPGHPNMSIIEDKLSDAWSSVRGREIGGYRITNWCHQLLESLSDKYDIIVFDVGPSLGALNRSIILSCDYIVTPFGCDIFSLLGIKNISEWIKKWDAQYMSSVRDGLLENPAAFDQYTLIKDTSKKHRFLGYSVQQYVSRQFKTGPRPVKSYDEIMRKIPSTVKDAMADLTVGGLTLEDMELGHIPYLYSLVPMAQAAKAPMHSLEYKDGVVGSQYGQVKDFDSLMSKISDKLLKNLEQA, via the coding sequence GTGAAATCAATAGCATTTTTCAACAACAAAGGCGGGGTAGGTAAAACCACTCTGGCATGTAATCTAGTATCCTATATAAATATCTATAAGGGAAAGCGTGTATTACTTGTAGATGCGGACCCTCAATGCAACGCAACCCAAGCTCTCCTTTCAGACGAACAGTGTGAAGAAATTTACCTAACAGGTTCCTCTGCCGCGAAAACTCTTTATTCGTATCTTTCGCCATTTGAAATGGGCGAGCCACAAATTGAACTACCTGCAGAACCTATATTAGGTACAAAGAATAGATATGGCACAGATATAATTCCTGGCCATCCAAACATGTCTATAATCGAGGACAAGTTAAGCGACGCGTGGTCATCTGTAAGAGGGCGTGAAATTGGAGGGTATCGTATTACAAACTGGTGCCACCAGCTTCTGGAAAGCTTAAGTGACAAATATGATATTATCGTCTTTGACGTTGGCCCATCCCTAGGCGCCCTGAACAGATCAATTATCCTATCATGTGATTACATAGTAACCCCATTCGGGTGCGATATCTTTAGCCTTCTCGGAATCAAAAACATTTCAGAGTGGATAAAGAAATGGGACGCTCAATACATGAGCTCTGTCAGAGATGGACTATTAGAAAATCCAGCTGCGTTTGATCAGTACACGCTAATCAAAGATACCTCCAAAAAACATCGTTTCTTAGGGTATTCAGTTCAACAGTATGTAAGTCGGCAATTTAAGACTGGCCCGCGACCAGTAAAATCCTATGATGAGATCATGCGAAAAATCCCTTCGACCGTTAAAGACGCAATGGCAGACCTTACAGTCGGCGGGCTAACGCTAGAAGACATGGAGCTGGGCCATATCCCTTACTTATACAGCCTAGTACCTATGGCTCAGGCTGCAAAAGCACCGATGCATTCGCTTGAATATAAGGATGGTGTAGTAGGCAGTCAATATGGCCAGGTCAAAGACTTTGATTCACTCATGTCTAAAATTAGCGATAAACTGCTCAAGAATTTGGAGCAAGCATGA
- a CDS encoding TraK family protein: MKKDDSRVIYKRSGRSEFLSIRAELEKKIARGHTLAEIYDHHASVFSFGYSQFTRYVARYCQRARRIVTCGSQRASK, encoded by the coding sequence ATGAAAAAAGACGATTCGAGAGTTATCTATAAGAGATCTGGTCGCTCGGAGTTTCTTTCAATACGAGCCGAGCTGGAGAAAAAAATTGCCCGAGGGCACACGCTAGCTGAAATATATGATCATCATGCAAGCGTCTTCAGCTTCGGATACTCACAATTTACTAGGTATGTAGCTCGCTATTGTCAAAGAGCTCGGCGGATTGTCACGTGCGGATCTCAGAGGGCTTCGAAATGA
- a CDS encoding helicase RepA family protein — MAINLTTAFENEPPTLDFIWPGFLAGTVGALVAPGATGKSFWALEAAMSIACSVAGGDLVGLAPALKGKVVYLAGEDPDVALERRIHAIGKHLDRRAREAIAENLILEPIMGKRLNVMDDRHLARINEFCAGTRLIVLDTLSRIHDKDENSNGDMARLVATLEHVAASTGASVLYLHHVSKGSARDGQTDQQQAARGASALIDNARWCGFVARMTEDEAKRLSNRAYDRQPIGKERRKHFVRFGVSKGNYAECDDDRWYQRHEGGVLLPVQLTEVRKASAHLLDGGDDERW, encoded by the coding sequence ATGGCAATCAATCTAACAACTGCCTTCGAGAACGAACCTCCCACGCTGGATTTCATATGGCCCGGCTTCCTTGCTGGCACGGTAGGAGCGTTGGTAGCGCCCGGAGCAACAGGAAAAAGCTTCTGGGCACTCGAGGCCGCCATGTCAATTGCATGCAGCGTTGCCGGTGGCGATCTTGTAGGACTCGCTCCCGCGCTGAAAGGCAAGGTTGTCTATCTCGCAGGGGAAGACCCGGACGTTGCGTTGGAGCGCCGCATTCATGCGATAGGCAAGCACCTGGACAGACGGGCTCGAGAAGCGATAGCTGAAAATCTCATCCTCGAACCGATCATGGGTAAACGCCTGAACGTGATGGATGATAGGCACCTTGCGCGCATCAACGAGTTTTGTGCTGGTACCAGACTGATCGTACTAGACACCCTGAGCCGTATTCACGACAAAGACGAAAACAGTAACGGCGATATGGCTCGACTTGTTGCGACGCTCGAGCACGTCGCTGCCAGTACGGGGGCATCAGTTCTGTACCTCCATCATGTAAGCAAAGGCAGTGCACGAGACGGGCAAACTGATCAGCAACAAGCCGCACGTGGCGCATCGGCACTAATCGACAACGCCCGCTGGTGCGGATTCGTCGCAAGGATGACCGAGGATGAAGCCAAGCGCTTGAGCAACCGGGCTTATGATCGGCAACCGATTGGCAAGGAACGGCGCAAGCACTTTGTGCGGTTCGGAGTGAGTAAGGGTAATTACGCTGAGTGCGATGATGATCGCTGGTATCAACGCCACGAAGGCGGTGTCCTGCTGCCAGTTCAATTGACAGAGGTTAGGAAGGCAAGCGCTCATCTGCTAGATGGGGGCGACGATGAGAGGTGGTAA